From Scatophagus argus isolate fScaArg1 chromosome 2, fScaArg1.pri, whole genome shotgun sequence, a single genomic window includes:
- the aars2 gene encoding alanine--tRNA ligase, mitochondrial isoform X2 → MSSYRRVVNSQKCVRAGGKHNDLEDVGRDVYHHTFFEMLGNWSFGDYFKVEACGMAWCLLTEYYGIPADRLYVSYFAGDAASGLPADEETRNIWLDIGVPPGRLLPFGLKENFWEMGDSGPCGPCTEIHYDHVGGRDAAALVNADSPDVVEIWNLVFMQYNREVDHSLQLLPQVSVDTGMGLERLVTILQGKRSNYDTDLFTPLLRAIHQRSRAGPYGGRTGAADEGRVDMAYRVVADHIRTLSVCIADGVYPGMSGAELVLRRILRRAVRFCAEVLQAPQGALASLVPTVTHILGDTYPELHREAHRIMDIINENEAQFLSSLQQGSRLIHRTLNRKDYKHGMFPASVAWSLHRDLGFPLDLVDLMLEERGVQVDRQELNRLIAEKNKVTSDLQSGVESQLMLDVLSLSKLQRLGVPHTDDNLKYQYRLEQDRYVFPACSATVLALYDGQTLVSEVTEGQRCGVILDQTCFYSEQGGQSHDQGYLTRDGLQDILYPVEAVVQAGGYVVHEVTAADSLKTGDQIQLHLDQVHRLSCMVKHTATHILNFALREVLGPSVQQRGSHVSADRLRFDFSVKASLSVSQLQQVETCVNDIISANHIVHSQELPLQTARCIDGLRTVDEVYPDPVRVVAVAVTVPDLLDGRTGSQTSVELCCGTHLLQTGAIEDLVVVSEKQIVKGMSRIIALTGREATRAREQGHKLSQDVDSLSARLTGSAPISLDSTQRLSKEVGVLSDAVDNTPIPQWQRRELQSRLKALQRTSNTNVRKLETREAAVRAQALLEKNGNKDLQVDSVETDSLSILMKTVNHLSAAAPHSHVMLLAHQRQSGKVLCACQVPKDSPSLLASDWAVAVCHHLGGSAGGSAVVAKGTGSSSDIAEALSWAKEFACQKTQR, encoded by the exons ATGTCCTCATACCGCAGAGTGGTCAACAGTCAGAAATGTGTCCGAGCCGGCGGCAAGCACAACGACCTGGAGGATGTGGGCCGAGATGTGTACCATCACACCTTCTTCGAGATGCTGGGAAATTGGTCATTTGGAGACTACTtcaag gTGGAGGCGTGCGGCATGGCGTGGTGCCTCCTCACAGAGTATTATGGGATACCTGCGGACCGACTGTATGTGTCTTACTTTGCTGGAGATGCTGCGTCGGGGCTCCCAGCTGACGAGGAGACGCGAAACATCTGGTTGGACATCGG gGTCCCACCTGGACGCCTTCTGCCATTTGGCCTCAAAGAGAACTTCTGGGAGATGGGCGACTCGGGCCCTTGTGGCCCCTGCACAGAGATTCACTACGACCATGTGGGAGGACGAGACGCCGCGGCACTCGTCAACGCTGACAGTCCAGACGTGGTGGAGATCTGGAACCTGGTCTTCATGCAGTACAACAG ggaggTGGACCACAGTCTGCAGCTGCTTCCCCAGGTCAGTGTGGACACTGGGATGGGACTAGAGAGACTGGTGACCATCCTGCAGGGGAAACGGTCGAACTACGACACGGACCTGTTCACGCCGCTGCTGCGAGCCATCCACCAG aggTCGAGGGCGGGCCCGTACGGCGGCAGGACGGGGGCAGCAGACGAGGGCAGGGTGGACATGGCGTACAGAGTGGTGGCCGACCACATCCGCACGTTATCAGTGTGCATCGCTGACGGAGTTTATCCAGGCATGTCAGGAGCAGA GTTGGTATTGAGGAGGATTTTGCGGCGGGCGGTTCGGTTCTGTGCTGAGGTCCTGCAGGCCCCTCAGGGAGCGCTGGCTAGTCTGGTTCCTACAGTCACCCATATTCTG GGTGATACGTATCCAGAGCTCCACAGGGAGGCACACAGG ATCATGGACATCATCAATGAGAACGAGGCTCAGTTCCTGTCGTCTCTGCAGCAGGGCAGCAGGCTGATCCACCGAACGCTCAACAGGAAGGACTACAAACATGGAATGTTCCCAG cctCCGTGGCCTGGTCTCTGCACAGAGACCTGGGTTTCCCTCTGGATCTGGTGGACCTGATgttggaggagagaggagtccAGGTGGACCGGCAGGAGCTGAATCGACTGATCGCAGAGAAGAACAAG gtgacGTCTGATCTGCAGTCAGGTGTCGAGTCTCAGCTGATGTTGGATGTCCTCAGCCTGTCCAAGCTGCAGCGTCTCGGCGTCCCTCACACTGACGACAACCTCAAATACCAGTACAGACTGGAGCAGGACAGATACG TGTTCCCAGCCTGCAGTGCAACAGTCCTGGCTCTGTATGACGGTCAGACTCTGGTGTCGGAGGTCACTGAGGGTCAGCGCTGCGGTGTCATCCTGGATCAAACCTGCTTCTACTCTGAGCAAGGGGGGCAGTCACATGACCAGGGCTATTTGACCCGGGACGGATTGCAG gACATCTTGTACCCTGTGGAGGCAGTGGTCCAGGCAGGGGGGTATGTGGTCCATGAGGTGACTGCAGCAGACAGCCTGAAGACTGGAGACCAGATCCAGCTACACCTGGACCAG GTCCACAGGTTGTCCTGTATGGTCAAACACACAGCGACTCACATCCTGAACTTTGCTCTGAGGGAAGTTCTGGGTCCTTCAGTCCAGCAGAGAGGATCTCATGTGTCAGCTGATCGCCTCCGTTTTGACTTCAGCGTCAAG GCTTCACTGAGCGtctctcagctgcagcaggtagAGACGTGTGTTAATGACATcatctcagccaatcacatcgTCCACAGCCAGGAGCTTCCTCTGCAGACTGCCAGGTGCATCGACGGACTGAGGACAGTGGACGAA GTGTATCCAGACCCTGTTCGGGTGGTGGCGGTGGCGGTGACGGTCCCTGACCTGCTCGATGGTCGGACAGGCAGCCAGACATCTGTGGAGCTCTGCTGTGGAAC tcaccTGCTGCAGACCGGAGCCATTGAGGACCTGGTGGTCGTTTCAGAGAAACAGATAGTAAAAGGAATGAGTCGAATCATCGCGCTGACGGGACGTGAAGCCACACGG GCTCGAGAACAGGGTCACAAGTTGTCTCAGGATGTGGACTCTCTGTCAGCCAGACTCACAGGCTCCGCCCCCATCAGCCTTGACTCCACCCAACGTCTCTCCAAGGAGGTCGGAGTGCTCTCTGAT gCTGTAGACAACACTCCCATCCCCCAGTGGCAGCgcagagagctgcagagccgactcaaagctctgcagaggaCCAGTAACACCAACGTCAGAAAACTGGAGACCAGAGAG GCCGCAGTGCGGGCTCAGGCTCTGCTGGAGAAGAACGGCAACAAGGATCTGCAGGTGGACTCGGTGGAGACGGACTCTCTGTCG attTTGATGAAGACAGTGAACCATCTGAGTGCCGCAGCTCCTCACAGTCATGTGATGCTACTCGCTCACCAGAGGCAGTCTGGGAAGGTTCTGTGTGCCTGTCAGGTTCCCAAG GACTCGCCGTCCCTCTTGGCCTCTGATTGGGCAGTGGCGGTGTGTCATCACCTCGGGGGGAGTGCCGGAGGCTCTGCGGTGGTCGCCAAGggaacaggaagcagcagtgaCATCGCTGAGGCGCTGAGCTGGGCAAAGGAGTTTGCAtgccagaaaacacagagatga
- the aars2 gene encoding alanine--tRNA ligase, mitochondrial isoform X1 — protein sequence MLTLLQRRLRPLGAPPGRFSARSARFFSSSAPEMPAARVRSTFLDFFRQKYGHQLVPSSPVRPRGDPSLLFVNAGMNQFKPIFLGTVDPRSEMSSYRRVVNSQKCVRAGGKHNDLEDVGRDVYHHTFFEMLGNWSFGDYFKVEACGMAWCLLTEYYGIPADRLYVSYFAGDAASGLPADEETRNIWLDIGVPPGRLLPFGLKENFWEMGDSGPCGPCTEIHYDHVGGRDAAALVNADSPDVVEIWNLVFMQYNREVDHSLQLLPQVSVDTGMGLERLVTILQGKRSNYDTDLFTPLLRAIHQRSRAGPYGGRTGAADEGRVDMAYRVVADHIRTLSVCIADGVYPGMSGAELVLRRILRRAVRFCAEVLQAPQGALASLVPTVTHILGDTYPELHREAHRIMDIINENEAQFLSSLQQGSRLIHRTLNRKDYKHGMFPASVAWSLHRDLGFPLDLVDLMLEERGVQVDRQELNRLIAEKNKVTSDLQSGVESQLMLDVLSLSKLQRLGVPHTDDNLKYQYRLEQDRYVFPACSATVLALYDGQTLVSEVTEGQRCGVILDQTCFYSEQGGQSHDQGYLTRDGLQDILYPVEAVVQAGGYVVHEVTAADSLKTGDQIQLHLDQVHRLSCMVKHTATHILNFALREVLGPSVQQRGSHVSADRLRFDFSVKASLSVSQLQQVETCVNDIISANHIVHSQELPLQTARCIDGLRTVDEVYPDPVRVVAVAVTVPDLLDGRTGSQTSVELCCGTHLLQTGAIEDLVVVSEKQIVKGMSRIIALTGREATRAREQGHKLSQDVDSLSARLTGSAPISLDSTQRLSKEVGVLSDAVDNTPIPQWQRRELQSRLKALQRTSNTNVRKLETREAAVRAQALLEKNGNKDLQVDSVETDSLSILMKTVNHLSAAAPHSHVMLLAHQRQSGKVLCACQVPKDSPSLLASDWAVAVCHHLGGSAGGSAVVAKGTGSSSDIAEALSWAKEFACQKTQR from the exons ATGCTCACACTGCTTCAGCGGAGGCTCCGGCCGCTCGGCGCGCCGCCGGGCCGCTTCTCTGCTCGCTCAGCTCGCTTCTTCAGCAGCTCTGCTCCGGAGATGCCCGCTGCTCGAGTCCGCAGCACCTTCCTGGACTTCTTCCGGCAGAAATACGGACACCAGCTGGTCCCGTCCTCCCCGGTCCGACCCAGAGGAGACCCCAGCCTGCTGTTCGTCAACGCCGGCATGAACCAG TTTAAACCCATCTTCCTGGGGACCGTGGACCCTCGCAGCGAGATGTCCTCATACCGCAGAGTGGTCAACAGTCAGAAATGTGTCCGAGCCGGCGGCAAGCACAACGACCTGGAGGATGTGGGCCGAGATGTGTACCATCACACCTTCTTCGAGATGCTGGGAAATTGGTCATTTGGAGACTACTtcaag gTGGAGGCGTGCGGCATGGCGTGGTGCCTCCTCACAGAGTATTATGGGATACCTGCGGACCGACTGTATGTGTCTTACTTTGCTGGAGATGCTGCGTCGGGGCTCCCAGCTGACGAGGAGACGCGAAACATCTGGTTGGACATCGG gGTCCCACCTGGACGCCTTCTGCCATTTGGCCTCAAAGAGAACTTCTGGGAGATGGGCGACTCGGGCCCTTGTGGCCCCTGCACAGAGATTCACTACGACCATGTGGGAGGACGAGACGCCGCGGCACTCGTCAACGCTGACAGTCCAGACGTGGTGGAGATCTGGAACCTGGTCTTCATGCAGTACAACAG ggaggTGGACCACAGTCTGCAGCTGCTTCCCCAGGTCAGTGTGGACACTGGGATGGGACTAGAGAGACTGGTGACCATCCTGCAGGGGAAACGGTCGAACTACGACACGGACCTGTTCACGCCGCTGCTGCGAGCCATCCACCAG aggTCGAGGGCGGGCCCGTACGGCGGCAGGACGGGGGCAGCAGACGAGGGCAGGGTGGACATGGCGTACAGAGTGGTGGCCGACCACATCCGCACGTTATCAGTGTGCATCGCTGACGGAGTTTATCCAGGCATGTCAGGAGCAGA GTTGGTATTGAGGAGGATTTTGCGGCGGGCGGTTCGGTTCTGTGCTGAGGTCCTGCAGGCCCCTCAGGGAGCGCTGGCTAGTCTGGTTCCTACAGTCACCCATATTCTG GGTGATACGTATCCAGAGCTCCACAGGGAGGCACACAGG ATCATGGACATCATCAATGAGAACGAGGCTCAGTTCCTGTCGTCTCTGCAGCAGGGCAGCAGGCTGATCCACCGAACGCTCAACAGGAAGGACTACAAACATGGAATGTTCCCAG cctCCGTGGCCTGGTCTCTGCACAGAGACCTGGGTTTCCCTCTGGATCTGGTGGACCTGATgttggaggagagaggagtccAGGTGGACCGGCAGGAGCTGAATCGACTGATCGCAGAGAAGAACAAG gtgacGTCTGATCTGCAGTCAGGTGTCGAGTCTCAGCTGATGTTGGATGTCCTCAGCCTGTCCAAGCTGCAGCGTCTCGGCGTCCCTCACACTGACGACAACCTCAAATACCAGTACAGACTGGAGCAGGACAGATACG TGTTCCCAGCCTGCAGTGCAACAGTCCTGGCTCTGTATGACGGTCAGACTCTGGTGTCGGAGGTCACTGAGGGTCAGCGCTGCGGTGTCATCCTGGATCAAACCTGCTTCTACTCTGAGCAAGGGGGGCAGTCACATGACCAGGGCTATTTGACCCGGGACGGATTGCAG gACATCTTGTACCCTGTGGAGGCAGTGGTCCAGGCAGGGGGGTATGTGGTCCATGAGGTGACTGCAGCAGACAGCCTGAAGACTGGAGACCAGATCCAGCTACACCTGGACCAG GTCCACAGGTTGTCCTGTATGGTCAAACACACAGCGACTCACATCCTGAACTTTGCTCTGAGGGAAGTTCTGGGTCCTTCAGTCCAGCAGAGAGGATCTCATGTGTCAGCTGATCGCCTCCGTTTTGACTTCAGCGTCAAG GCTTCACTGAGCGtctctcagctgcagcaggtagAGACGTGTGTTAATGACATcatctcagccaatcacatcgTCCACAGCCAGGAGCTTCCTCTGCAGACTGCCAGGTGCATCGACGGACTGAGGACAGTGGACGAA GTGTATCCAGACCCTGTTCGGGTGGTGGCGGTGGCGGTGACGGTCCCTGACCTGCTCGATGGTCGGACAGGCAGCCAGACATCTGTGGAGCTCTGCTGTGGAAC tcaccTGCTGCAGACCGGAGCCATTGAGGACCTGGTGGTCGTTTCAGAGAAACAGATAGTAAAAGGAATGAGTCGAATCATCGCGCTGACGGGACGTGAAGCCACACGG GCTCGAGAACAGGGTCACAAGTTGTCTCAGGATGTGGACTCTCTGTCAGCCAGACTCACAGGCTCCGCCCCCATCAGCCTTGACTCCACCCAACGTCTCTCCAAGGAGGTCGGAGTGCTCTCTGAT gCTGTAGACAACACTCCCATCCCCCAGTGGCAGCgcagagagctgcagagccgactcaaagctctgcagaggaCCAGTAACACCAACGTCAGAAAACTGGAGACCAGAGAG GCCGCAGTGCGGGCTCAGGCTCTGCTGGAGAAGAACGGCAACAAGGATCTGCAGGTGGACTCGGTGGAGACGGACTCTCTGTCG attTTGATGAAGACAGTGAACCATCTGAGTGCCGCAGCTCCTCACAGTCATGTGATGCTACTCGCTCACCAGAGGCAGTCTGGGAAGGTTCTGTGTGCCTGTCAGGTTCCCAAG GACTCGCCGTCCCTCTTGGCCTCTGATTGGGCAGTGGCGGTGTGTCATCACCTCGGGGGGAGTGCCGGAGGCTCTGCGGTGGTCGCCAAGggaacaggaagcagcagtgaCATCGCTGAGGCGCTGAGCTGGGCAAAGGAGTTTGCAtgccagaaaacacagagatga